A genomic region of Anaerobranca gottschalkii DSM 13577 contains the following coding sequences:
- a CDS encoding DUF2508 family protein, whose translation MLDKIKNLLIKIKNYFENEQPIILEQSKSIMELVEEAKKEWLAAKEYFENVSDPDLIDYAIHSIEATEKRYNYLLKKVKQMNLEEIK comes from the coding sequence ATGTTAGATAAAATAAAAAATCTATTAATTAAAATTAAAAACTACTTTGAAAATGAACAACCTATAATTCTAGAACAATCTAAAAGTATTATGGAATTAGTAGAAGAAGCAAAAAAAGAATGGTTGGCAGCAAAAGAATACTTTGAAAATGTTTCAGATCCTGATTTAATAGATTATGCTATACATTCAATAGAAGCTACTGAAAAGAGGTATAACTATTTATTAAAAAAAGTAAAACAAATGAATTTAGAAGAAATAAAATAA
- the ligD gene encoding non-homologous end-joining DNA ligase, with amino-acid sequence MSHKIIINGKQLNLTNLDKVYCQKNNITKKDCLNYYIKIYPYISEYLKNRPVALTRYPNGFQQKGFYQKNVPEGKPSWVETINIPGIKNYPLINNIETFLWLCNLGTIEFHPWLSNKDNLDFPDYGVLDIDPMEKFSFKEVLIVARKVYEILELLKIKSYPKLTGSTGIQIYIPLVNRYTYEEVREFIRLIYVIVNNQLPEISTLERKVEQRKGKIYLDYLQNVKGQTLVAPYSIRPKVGAPISMPVRWEDIYKDNLSPQEYNIFNSIQDIETIYPYFLEVLEKKQKIEKAYNLLQKLF; translated from the coding sequence ATGTCACATAAAATAATAATAAACGGAAAACAGTTAAATCTTACTAATTTAGATAAAGTTTATTGTCAAAAAAACAATATTACTAAAAAAGATTGTTTAAATTATTATATAAAGATATATCCTTACATAAGTGAATATTTAAAAAATAGACCAGTAGCTTTAACCAGGTATCCTAATGGTTTTCAACAAAAAGGGTTTTATCAAAAAAATGTTCCCGAAGGGAAGCCAAGTTGGGTAGAAACAATAAATATTCCAGGGATAAAAAATTATCCACTAATAAATAACATTGAAACTTTTCTATGGCTTTGTAATTTAGGAACTATAGAATTTCACCCTTGGTTGTCTAACAAAGATAATCTAGATTTTCCAGACTATGGAGTTTTAGACATAGATCCTATGGAAAAATTCAGCTTTAAAGAAGTGTTAATAGTAGCGAGAAAGGTATATGAAATATTAGAGTTATTAAAAATCAAATCTTACCCTAAACTAACTGGCTCTACAGGTATACAAATTTATATACCATTAGTAAATCGCTATACTTATGAAGAAGTAAGGGAGTTTATAAGGCTAATTTATGTAATAGTAAATAATCAACTTCCTGAAATAAGTACTTTAGAAAGGAAAGTTGAACAGAGGAAAGGAAAAATTTACTTAGATTATTTACAAAATGTAAAAGGACAAACATTAGTGGCCCCATATAGTATTAGACCTAAAGTAGGGGCACCTATATCCATGCCAGTTAGATGGGAAGATATATATAAGGATAACTTATCGCCTCAAGAATATAATATATTTAATTCAATACAAGATATTGAAACTATCTATCCTTATTTTCTAGAAGTTTTAGAGAAAAAACAAAAAATAGAAAAAGCTTATAATCTTTTGCAAAAATTATTTTAA
- a CDS encoding nucleoside deaminase produces the protein MKEKFMHLALEQANKAFELGEVPIGAVVIRNNEVISLGFNMRETLKDPTAHAELIAIKRAAQKLQGWRLIDCEIYVNVEPCAMCCEAIIQSRMKKLIFGLREPKTGAVYSQLELPKIRNAKLEIEEGILEEESKRLLQKFFNKIRNK, from the coding sequence TTGAAAGAGAAGTTTATGCACCTGGCTTTAGAGCAGGCCAATAAGGCCTTTGAATTAGGGGAAGTTCCAATTGGTGCAGTAGTTATAAGAAATAATGAAGTTATATCATTAGGTTTTAATATGCGGGAAACTTTAAAGGATCCTACAGCCCATGCTGAGTTAATAGCAATAAAAAGGGCAGCTCAAAAGCTTCAAGGCTGGAGATTAATTGATTGTGAAATATATGTAAATGTAGAGCCATGTGCTATGTGTTGTGAGGCAATTATTCAGTCTAGGATGAAAAAACTGATCTTTGGATTAAGGGAACCTAAGACTGGAGCTGTTTATTCACAACTTGAACTTCCTAAAATAAGAAATGCTAAACTAGAAATAGAAGAAGGTATACTTGAAGAAGAAAGTAAAAGGTTACTACAGAAATTTTTTAATAAAATTAGAAATAAGTAA
- the serS gene encoding serine--tRNA ligase gives MLDLKVIRQNPEIVKKALTNRGEDPQVIDKILELDNQRRENLTKVEMLKKLRNETSQEISKLKKEKIDCEDKILKMREVGEEIKELDDLVREIDEKMMNVLLRIPNIPHESVPVGGSEEDNVEVKRFGEPPKFNFQPKAHWDIGADLDIIDFERAGKVTGSRFTFLKGLGAKLERALINFMIDTHIQNGYTEILPPFMVNEESLKGTGQLPKFEEDAFKVTNNGYYLIPTAEVPVTNYHKDEIIDGDKLPILYTAYSPCFRAEAGAHGRDTRGLIRQHQFNKVELVKFSHPEKSYEELEKLLLDAERILQALGLHYRVVTLCTGDLGFSAAKTYDIEVWLPSFNTFREISSCSNFEDFQARRANIKFRPQPKEKAQYLHTLNGSGLAVGRTLAAILENYQQEDGSVLIPKVLQPYMGIEKITKEN, from the coding sequence ATGTTAGATTTAAAGGTAATTAGACAAAATCCAGAAATTGTTAAAAAAGCTTTAACTAATAGAGGGGAAGATCCCCAGGTAATTGATAAAATTTTAGAATTAGATAATCAAAGAAGAGAAAATTTAACGAAGGTTGAGATGTTAAAAAAATTGAGAAATGAAACTTCTCAAGAAATTTCAAAGTTAAAGAAGGAAAAAATAGATTGTGAAGATAAAATTTTGAAGATGAGAGAAGTAGGAGAAGAAATTAAGGAACTTGATGATCTAGTAAGAGAAATTGATGAAAAAATGATGAATGTTTTATTAAGAATCCCTAACATTCCCCATGAAAGTGTTCCTGTAGGTGGATCAGAAGAAGATAATGTCGAAGTAAAAAGGTTTGGAGAACCGCCTAAATTTAATTTTCAACCAAAAGCCCATTGGGATATTGGGGCTGACTTAGATATAATCGATTTTGAAAGGGCAGGTAAAGTAACAGGTTCAAGATTTACCTTTTTAAAAGGTTTAGGTGCTAAGTTGGAAAGGGCATTGATAAATTTTATGATAGATACCCATATCCAAAATGGATATACTGAAATACTTCCTCCTTTTATGGTAAACGAAGAAAGTTTAAAAGGAACTGGCCAGTTACCTAAATTTGAAGAAGATGCCTTTAAGGTAACTAATAATGGTTATTACTTAATTCCAACGGCTGAAGTACCTGTTACAAATTACCATAAAGATGAAATTATTGATGGTGATAAATTGCCAATCCTTTATACAGCCTACTCACCTTGTTTTAGAGCAGAAGCGGGAGCCCATGGCAGAGACACTAGAGGTTTGATAAGGCAACATCAATTCAATAAAGTTGAGTTAGTAAAATTCTCTCACCCTGAAAAATCCTATGAAGAATTGGAGAAACTATTGTTAGATGCTGAAAGAATCTTACAAGCATTAGGGCTACATTATAGAGTAGTAACACTATGTACAGGAGACCTAGGTTTTTCTGCAGCTAAAACCTATGATATAGAAGTTTGGTTACCAAGTTTCAATACCTTTAGAGAAATTTCTTCTTGCAGTAATTTTGAAGATTTTCAAGCAAGAAGGGCAAATATTAAGTTTAGACCACAACCAAAAGAAAAAGCCCAATATTTACACACACTAAATGGTTCTGGTTTAGCTGTTGGTAGAACATTAGCAGCAATCTTAGAGAATTATCAACAAGAAGATGGAAGTGTATTAATACCTAAGGTACTACAACCATATATGGGAATAGAAAAAATTACAAAAGAAAATTAG
- the recR gene encoding recombination mediator RecR, which yields MVQSKYLNDLIEAFQLLPGIGKKSAQRLAFHVLKMPKEDIQRFTQALLYAKEKITECTICGNLSDDTLCNICSNPKRNPQVICVVQEPKDVSIMERIGDYNGYYHVLKGCISPMEGIGPEELNIKTLLERLKDGEVQEVIIATNPTIEGEATAMYLSKIIKPLNIKVTRIAHGLPVGGDLEYADEVTLARALQGRVEI from the coding sequence ATGGTTCAGTCTAAATACCTCAATGACCTTATAGAAGCCTTTCAACTTTTGCCAGGGATAGGGAAAAAAAGTGCTCAAAGGCTTGCTTTTCATGTTTTGAAAATGCCTAAAGAGGATATTCAACGATTTACCCAGGCCCTCTTGTATGCAAAAGAAAAAATTACAGAATGCACCATATGTGGTAACCTTTCCGATGATACTTTATGTAATATTTGTTCTAACCCTAAAAGAAATCCTCAAGTTATTTGTGTAGTTCAAGAACCTAAAGATGTAAGTATAATGGAGCGCATAGGGGATTATAACGGGTATTATCATGTACTAAAAGGTTGTATTTCTCCTATGGAAGGTATTGGACCAGAGGAATTAAATATAAAAACATTATTAGAAAGATTAAAAGATGGTGAAGTACAAGAAGTAATTATTGCAACAAACCCTACTATAGAAGGGGAAGCAACAGCAATGTATTTGTCTAAAATAATTAAACCATTAAATATCAAAGTAACTAGAATTGCCCACGGATTACCGGTGGGAGGAGACCTAGAATATGCTGATGAAGTTACATTGGCAAGGGCCCTTCAAGGTAGAGTAGAAATTTGA
- a CDS encoding YbaB/EbfC family nucleoid-associated protein, which translates to MMFGGNMQKAMKQMQKMQADMAKMQEELKERLFEGTAGGGVVKVVVSGHKEVKEVLISPDVVDPEDVEMLQDLIVAATNEALRIADKTMEQELKKIAGGMKLPPGLF; encoded by the coding sequence ATAATGTTTGGTGGAAATATGCAAAAAGCGATGAAACAAATGCAAAAAATGCAGGCAGACATGGCAAAAATGCAAGAAGAATTAAAAGAAAGGTTATTTGAAGGCACAGCAGGTGGTGGAGTTGTAAAGGTAGTAGTAAGTGGTCACAAAGAAGTAAAAGAAGTTTTAATTAGTCCAGATGTAGTAGATCCAGAAGATGTAGAAATGTTACAAGACCTAATAGTTGCAGCAACTAATGAAGCTTTAAGAATAGCTGATAAAACTATGGAGCAAGAACTTAAAAAGATTGCCGGTGGAATGAAGTTGCCACCAGGTCTGTTCTAA
- a CDS encoding pro-sigmaK processing inhibitor BofA family protein, whose translation MKVKKLLLQSLGGITFLVVLHFFGQNIGIYLPINLFTIAIASLLGVPGIILLVILGKILL comes from the coding sequence ATGAAGGTAAAGAAGTTACTACTACAGTCTTTAGGAGGAATAACATTTTTAGTAGTATTACATTTTTTTGGGCAAAACATTGGAATTTATTTACCTATAAATTTATTTACAATAGCAATAGCAAGTCTTTTAGGTGTTCCCGGTATAATACTTTTAGTAATTTTAGGAAAAATATTATTATAA
- the dnaX gene encoding DNA polymerase III subunit gamma/tau — MAYKALYRKLRPGSFSQGYVAQQHIRTTLQNSLKNRKIAHAYLFSGPRGTGKTSTAKIFAKAVNCLEGPTPEPCNVCSVCKKINENSSLDVLEIDAASNRGIDEIRDLRDKVNYAPSESRYKVYIIDEVHMLTTEAFNALLKTLEEPPSHVVFILATTEPHKLPATILSRCQRFDFRPFKTTEISQYLMEICEKNGIYIEEEAAQILAGKADGSMRDALSLLDQLIVYGDGTITTSLVLDVLGVLSPSTINELIGYISDRKLDQALELLDIIIQQGKDIQSFIEDIINRLRDIMFENLKDPKASIGLSLQELVRIIEIFIQGSKEIKNSSHPKILLETLIIKSIEGEERKISLLEKRIEDLEEIINSRSFKTTSLNEKAEVVDKGEVNKGQSSIGFNTIKNSWDKVLFAVKKESVSTHAWLKEGILDKLDGDTLEIMYEDKYMLHRENIMKENHKNIIEKVLANIFNVDLKIKATTKERGKKNNSKIKEKDNLISMAEKLFGQDLVEVKD, encoded by the coding sequence ATGGCTTACAAGGCTCTTTATAGAAAATTAAGGCCAGGCAGTTTTTCTCAAGGTTATGTGGCTCAGCAGCATATAAGAACTACACTGCAAAATAGTTTAAAAAACCGAAAAATAGCCCATGCCTATCTATTTTCAGGGCCAAGGGGTACAGGGAAAACCAGTACTGCTAAAATTTTTGCAAAGGCAGTTAATTGTTTAGAAGGTCCAACACCAGAACCCTGTAATGTTTGCAGTGTATGTAAAAAAATTAACGAAAATAGTTCTTTAGATGTATTAGAAATAGATGCTGCTTCTAATAGAGGAATTGATGAAATAAGGGATTTAAGGGATAAAGTTAATTATGCACCATCTGAATCAAGGTATAAAGTGTACATAATAGATGAAGTACACATGTTAACTACAGAAGCATTTAATGCGTTATTAAAAACTTTAGAAGAGCCACCATCCCATGTAGTATTTATATTAGCTACTACAGAACCCCACAAACTTCCTGCGACAATATTATCAAGGTGTCAAAGATTTGATTTTAGACCCTTTAAAACTACAGAAATTTCTCAATACCTAATGGAAATCTGTGAAAAAAATGGTATATATATAGAGGAAGAAGCGGCCCAGATTCTAGCGGGTAAAGCTGATGGTTCTATGAGGGATGCTTTAAGTTTATTAGACCAGTTAATAGTTTATGGCGATGGTACTATAACTACTTCTCTAGTTTTAGATGTGTTAGGGGTACTATCTCCTAGTACTATAAATGAGCTAATTGGATACATTTCTGATAGAAAATTAGACCAAGCTTTAGAACTATTAGATATCATTATCCAGCAAGGAAAAGATATCCAAAGCTTTATAGAAGATATAATAAATAGATTAAGGGATATAATGTTTGAAAATCTTAAAGACCCTAAAGCATCTATAGGTTTAAGTCTACAAGAGTTAGTTAGGATTATCGAGATCTTTATACAGGGTAGTAAAGAAATTAAAAATTCTTCCCATCCTAAAATACTTTTGGAAACTTTGATTATCAAAAGTATTGAAGGTGAGGAGAGAAAAATATCTCTTTTAGAAAAGCGAATCGAGGATTTAGAGGAAATTATAAATTCCCGTTCTTTTAAAACTACTTCTTTAAATGAAAAGGCAGAAGTAGTAGATAAAGGGGAAGTAAATAAAGGACAAAGTAGTATAGGATTCAATACAATTAAAAATTCTTGGGATAAAGTATTATTTGCCGTAAAAAAAGAAAGTGTATCTACCCATGCTTGGTTAAAGGAAGGGATCCTGGATAAACTAGATGGAGATACCCTTGAAATAATGTATGAAGATAAATATATGTTACATCGAGAAAATATAATGAAAGAAAATCATAAAAATATTATTGAAAAAGTACTTGCAAACATATTTAATGTTGATTTAAAAATCAAAGCAACTACTAAAGAGAGAGGTAAAAAGAATAATTCTAAGATAAAGGAAAAAGACAACTTAATATCAATGGCAGAAAAGTTATTTGGCCAAGATTTAGTTGAAGTTAAAGATTAA
- the fusA gene encoding elongation factor G, translated as MKKIPNSKIRNIAIISHGGAGKTSLAESMLYTAGAVSRLGRVDDGTSIFDYDQEEIKRKITINTSMAPCEWEGHKINIIDTPGYFDFVGEVKGALRVVDGTILVLCAASGVEVGTEIVYDYAEEQGLPKIIFVNKMDRENANFFNVIDELKEKYGNKVVPLQIPIGAEANFKGIVDILKGKAYIFEGDKKYVEGDIPKDLLDKVEEYKEALTEAVAEGCDELLMKYLEGEELTEEEIMQGLKEGVKERKILPVLCGSAYKNIGIPQLLSFINFALPSPIDKGKVKARLKNEDIEINVDEKEKFTALVFKTMADPYVGKLTFFRVYSGTLKSDSVIYNATKKVTERVGQLFLMKGKNQEPVDFVQAGDIAAVAKLQETSTGDTLCEKDMDLILAPVDFPRPVISFAVEPKSKNDEEKVSSGLARFLEEDPTFKVERNAETKQTIISGMGELHLEIIVNRLSKKFGVDVDLKNPKIPYKETIKGKAKVEGKHKKQSGGRGQYGHVWIEFEPLPRGEKFQFVDKIFGGAVPRNYIPAVEKGLIEAMEEGILAGYPVVDIKATLFDGSYHSVDSSEMAFKIAASLAFKKAMQQAQPVLLEPIVNAEIIVPEQFMGDIMGDMNSRRGRIMGMEPLGGGLQKVKAQAPLAEMYRYSIDLRSMTQGRGSFTMEYSHYEEVPPHIQEQIVKEAQREKELASK; from the coding sequence TTGAAAAAAATCCCCAATAGTAAAATCAGAAACATCGCTATTATTTCCCATGGAGGGGCAGGAAAGACATCTTTAGCAGAAAGTATGCTTTATACTGCAGGTGCAGTAAGTAGATTAGGAAGGGTTGATGATGGTACTTCAATTTTTGATTATGATCAAGAGGAAATCAAAAGGAAAATTACCATTAATACCTCAATGGCACCTTGTGAGTGGGAAGGTCACAAAATCAATATCATCGATACACCTGGATATTTTGATTTTGTAGGGGAAGTAAAAGGTGCTTTAAGGGTTGTAGATGGTACTATACTTGTTCTTTGTGCTGCTTCAGGAGTAGAAGTAGGAACAGAAATAGTATATGATTATGCTGAAGAACAAGGATTACCAAAAATAATATTTGTTAACAAAATGGATAGGGAAAATGCAAACTTCTTCAATGTTATAGATGAACTGAAAGAAAAGTATGGTAATAAAGTTGTTCCACTACAAATACCAATTGGAGCAGAAGCTAATTTTAAAGGTATAGTAGATATATTAAAAGGTAAAGCATATATTTTTGAAGGAGATAAGAAGTATGTAGAGGGGGATATTCCAAAGGATCTATTAGATAAAGTTGAGGAGTATAAAGAAGCTCTAACAGAAGCTGTGGCCGAGGGTTGTGATGAATTATTAATGAAGTATTTAGAAGGAGAAGAATTAACAGAAGAAGAAATTATGCAAGGGCTTAAAGAAGGTGTTAAAGAAAGAAAAATATTACCTGTTTTATGTGGAAGTGCTTACAAAAATATCGGGATACCCCAATTATTAAGTTTTATTAATTTTGCCTTACCTTCACCTATTGATAAAGGAAAAGTAAAAGCTAGACTTAAAAATGAAGATATAGAAATTAATGTCGATGAAAAAGAAAAATTTACTGCCCTTGTATTTAAAACTATGGCAGACCCATACGTAGGAAAATTGACATTTTTTAGAGTATATTCAGGAACTTTAAAATCTGATTCTGTAATTTACAATGCTACTAAAAAGGTTACAGAAAGGGTAGGTCAGTTATTCTTGATGAAGGGTAAAAATCAAGAGCCAGTAGATTTTGTTCAAGCAGGGGATATTGCAGCTGTGGCTAAATTACAAGAAACATCTACAGGGGATACTTTGTGTGAAAAAGATATGGATTTAATATTAGCTCCTGTGGATTTTCCTAGACCAGTAATTTCTTTTGCCGTTGAACCAAAATCTAAAAATGATGAAGAAAAAGTAAGTTCAGGCCTGGCCCGTTTTTTAGAAGAAGACCCTACTTTTAAAGTTGAAAGAAATGCAGAAACCAAACAAACTATAATTTCTGGTATGGGTGAATTACACTTAGAAATTATAGTAAATAGGTTATCTAAGAAATTTGGAGTTGATGTAGATTTAAAAAATCCTAAAATCCCTTATAAAGAAACTATAAAAGGGAAAGCAAAGGTAGAAGGTAAACACAAAAAACAATCTGGTGGTAGAGGACAATATGGCCACGTATGGATTGAATTTGAGCCACTTCCTAGAGGTGAAAAATTCCAGTTTGTTGATAAGATTTTTGGAGGAGCAGTTCCTAGAAACTATATACCGGCAGTTGAAAAAGGTTTAATTGAAGCTATGGAAGAAGGAATACTGGCAGGTTATCCTGTGGTAGATATTAAAGCTACTTTATTTGATGGTTCTTACCACAGTGTTGACTCTTCAGAAATGGCTTTTAAAATAGCAGCATCTTTAGCTTTTAAAAAGGCAATGCAACAAGCCCAACCTGTTTTATTAGAACCTATCGTAAATGCTGAGATTATAGTACCAGAACAGTTTATGGGAGATATTATGGGTGATATGAACTCAAGAAGAGGTAGAATAATGGGTATGGAACCATTAGGAGGGGGATTACAAAAAGTAAAAGCCCAGGCTCCTTTAGCAGAAATGTATCGTTATTCCATTGATTTACGTTCAATGACTCAAGGTAGAGGAAGTTTCACAATGGAATATTCCCATTATGAAGAGGTACCACCACATATTCAAGAACAAATTGTAAAAGAAGCTCAAAGGGAAAAGGAATTAGCTTCTAAATAA
- a CDS encoding pyridoxal-phosphate-dependent aminotransferase family protein, with translation MITKYLALPGPTDVNPDVMLEISKPIFNHRNVIFKELLERVTEKTQKLLGTNNEVYFLTASGTGAMECAIVNTLSKNDKVLALINGSFGQRFADIAKQYGADVIEFHGEWGKGFELEKLKKVIDELGDNLKGITVVHCETSTGVLNDIQSISKLRCSDKTLLLVDGISSIGAVKVEVDKWNIDVILTGSQKVLALPPGLAIISFSSKAIKAYEESDMPKYYWDIGKYRKFYHEKRETPYTPAIPLFVGLLKQLEALEERGFDQEIKKHEKIAKMVRCAVREMGLELLNDDKISANTVTPIKVPEGIDLKIMRKILLEKYSVDVAGGQGKLEGKIFRIGHLGNVEPLFIISILAALEMTLKEMGYDIEVGKGVKAAQEFWINNLK, from the coding sequence ATGATTACAAAATATCTTGCATTACCAGGTCCAACAGATGTTAATCCAGATGTTATGTTAGAAATATCTAAACCTATTTTTAATCATCGTAATGTAATTTTTAAAGAATTATTAGAAAGGGTTACAGAAAAAACTCAGAAATTATTAGGTACAAATAATGAAGTTTATTTTTTAACTGCTTCTGGGACTGGAGCTATGGAGTGCGCTATAGTAAACACATTATCGAAAAATGATAAGGTATTAGCGTTAATTAACGGTTCATTTGGACAGAGATTTGCTGATATAGCAAAACAATATGGAGCAGATGTTATTGAGTTTCATGGAGAATGGGGTAAAGGTTTTGAACTAGAAAAACTAAAAAAAGTAATAGATGAATTAGGAGATAATCTAAAGGGAATAACAGTAGTACACTGTGAAACATCTACAGGTGTATTAAATGATATCCAGTCTATTAGTAAATTAAGGTGTTCTGATAAAACACTATTATTAGTTGATGGTATAAGTTCTATAGGAGCTGTGAAAGTTGAAGTAGATAAATGGAATATTGATGTAATTTTAACAGGTAGTCAGAAAGTATTAGCCCTCCCACCAGGATTGGCAATAATTTCTTTTAGTTCAAAGGCAATTAAAGCTTATGAAGAAAGTGATATGCCTAAATATTATTGGGATATCGGTAAATATAGGAAGTTTTACCATGAAAAAAGGGAAACTCCCTACACTCCTGCCATACCATTATTTGTAGGATTACTCAAGCAATTAGAAGCACTAGAAGAGAGAGGTTTTGATCAGGAAATCAAAAAACATGAAAAAATCGCTAAAATGGTTAGATGTGCAGTTAGAGAAATGGGGCTTGAGCTATTAAATGATGATAAAATTTCAGCAAATACCGTAACTCCTATAAAAGTTCCAGAAGGTATTGATTTAAAAATAATGCGAAAAATTCTTCTAGAAAAGTATAGTGTAGATGTAGCTGGTGGACAAGGAAAGTTAGAAGGAAAAATTTTTAGAATAGGTCATTTAGGTAATGTAGAACCATTATTTATTATCTCTATTTTGGCAGCTTTAGAAATGACTTTAAAGGAAATGGGATATGATATAGAAGTTGGAAAGGGAGTAAAAGCTGCTCAGGAATTTTGGATTAATAACTTGAAATAA
- a CDS encoding Ku protein, translating into MKTLWKGAINFGLINVPIKMFTATENKSISFKNLHKECNTPIKQKRYCPNCEKEVEYDEIVKGYEYQKDTYIIIKDEDLEKIPGESSKTIDIVEFVKLEQIDPIYFDKSYYLAPEDTGKKAYKLLVNALNETEKIAIAKVVIRSRESLVCLRVYNGILVMETMHYPDEIRNSSEVPGINYEITISDSEIKMAKELIEGLATDFNPEKYQDNYRTKLLEIIQSKVEGKEIKQVVEKDKGGVIDLMEALQASLDMVKKEKLEQAKNKSKKRSRKTVS; encoded by the coding sequence ATGAAAACATTGTGGAAAGGTGCAATAAACTTCGGTTTAATAAATGTTCCGATAAAGATGTTTACAGCTACAGAGAATAAAAGTATTAGTTTTAAAAACTTACATAAAGAATGTAATACACCTATAAAACAAAAGAGATATTGCCCTAACTGTGAAAAAGAAGTTGAATATGATGAGATAGTTAAAGGGTATGAATATCAAAAGGATACTTATATCATAATTAAAGATGAAGATTTAGAAAAAATACCGGGAGAAAGCAGTAAAACAATTGATATAGTAGAATTTGTGAAACTTGAACAAATTGATCCAATCTACTTCGATAAATCTTATTATTTAGCTCCTGAAGATACAGGAAAAAAAGCTTATAAATTATTGGTAAATGCATTGAATGAAACAGAAAAAATAGCTATAGCTAAAGTAGTAATTAGATCAAGGGAATCCCTTGTATGTTTAAGGGTATATAATGGTATTTTAGTTATGGAAACAATGCATTATCCAGATGAAATTAGGAATTCTAGTGAAGTTCCCGGTATAAATTATGAAATTACTATATCTGATTCTGAAATAAAAATGGCTAAAGAACTTATAGAAGGATTAGCAACAGATTTTAATCCAGAGAAGTATCAAGATAATTATAGGACAAAATTATTAGAAATTATTCAAAGTAAAGTCGAAGGAAAAGAAATTAAACAAGTAGTAGAAAAAGACAAAGGAGGAGTAATTGATTTAATGGAAGCATTACAAGCCAGTTTAGATATGGTAAAAAAGGAAAAACTAGAACAGGCTAAAAATAAAAGTAAAAAACGGAGTAGGAAAACTGTATCATGA